The Melioribacteraceae bacterium 4301-Me genome contains the following window.
GCTGAAAAAAGAACAACTGCAGCTTTTTGATGTATTGAGAGAAAGAAAAAACAAAAAGGAACTTGCCGAGAAAACTGAGAAAATTATTAATCCTAAGAGACCTAAAACTATTTACTTAGAAGACAATAATGTTTCAATGATAAAACTTTCTCCTAACGAACAATTTGTTACTTTCAAACTTTCTAAAACACCAAATATTAATAAGACAATAATTCCAAATTATGTAACGGAATCCGGTTATACTGAAACATTCGAATCTAGAACAAAAGTTGGTAGAGAAGAAACAAGTTATAAGCTTGGAATTTACGATATACAACACGACACTGTTTATTTTGTAGACTTCAAAACTATTCCCGGCATTTACGATAAACCAGCATTCTTAAAATCACAAGGCGATTCATTATATAAACAGCCGCGTGATGTAAATATATTCGGTCCTTTTTACTCTGACGATGGAACACAAGCAATGGTGGTAGTAAAAGCTTTAGATAATAAGGATCGCTGGATTATGCTGTTGGACTTAAACGCTGGTAAATTGAAGAATTTAGATAGGCAGCACGACGATGCTTGGGTAGCCGGGCCAGGAATCGTTGAATGGAACAATGATGTTGGAATTGTAGGCTGGATGCCTGATAATAAAAAAGTTTGGTTTCAAAGCGAAACCGATGGGTATTCTCACCTTTATACCGTGGACATTAATTCCTTAGAAAAAAAACAATTGACAAAAGGAAAATTTGAAATTAGAAACCCACAAATCTCAGTAGATAAAAAATATTGGTACTTTATCTCAAATGAAGTCCATCCAGGAGAAAGACAGTTTTATAGAATGCCAATTAACAGCGGTAAACCAGAAAGAATAACAAGTATGACTGGCAATAATGAAGTTTTTGTTTCTCCAGATGGAACAATGCTTGCTATTCGGTATTCTTATTCGAATAAACCTTGGGAACTTTATTTAATGGAAAATAGAGTAGGTGCTAAACCTGTTCAAGTTACTTATTCTGTAACAGATGAATTTAAATCTTATCCTTGGCGCGACCCCCAAGTAATTACATTTAAAGCTGAAGATGGTGCCGAAGTTTATGCAAGATTGTATCTACCGACTAACCCAATCCCTAAAAGTCCGGCTGTAATTTTTGTCCATGGCGCAGGTTACTCCCAGAATGCACATAAATGGTGGAGTGAATATTTTAGAGAGTATATGTTTAATAACCTTTTAGCAGATAACGGTTATTACGTTATGGACATTGATTATAGAGGAAGTGAAGGCTATGGGAGAGATTGGCGTACTGCTATTTATCGCCACATGGGTGGAAA
Protein-coding sequences here:
- a CDS encoding prolyl oligopeptidase family serine peptidase encodes the protein MIKIILLSLLLLPNLYFFQQEKHLNNISTLTVEKIMRDPKWIGREPRNIFWSDDSKFVYFSWNYIGAREDSLYAVSRDGGIPQKLTLEQIKELPSKKGEINKSKTMKVYEKNGDIFLLDIKTGKKKQITNTVEEESNPSFTFDEKKIIYIKDNNLYSINIFDGELTQITDFKKGSAPKESKLSNQNEWLKKEQLQLFDVLRERKNKKELAEKTEKIINPKRPKTIYLEDNNVSMIKLSPNEQFVTFKLSKTPNINKTIIPNYVTESGYTETFESRTKVGREETSYKLGIYDIQHDTVYFVDFKTIPGIYDKPAFLKSQGDSLYKQPRDVNIFGPFYSDDGTQAMVVVKALDNKDRWIMLLDLNAGKLKNLDRQHDDAWVAGPGIVEWNNDVGIVGWMPDNKKVWFQSETDGYSHLYTVDINSLEKKQLTKGKFEIRNPQISVDKKYWYFISNEVHPGERQFYRMPINSGKPERITSMTGNNEVFVSPDGTMLAIRYSYSNKPWELYLMENRVGAKPVQVTYSVTDEFKSYPWRDPQVITFKAEDGAEVYARLYLPTNPIPKSPAVIFVHGAGYSQNAHKWWSEYFREYMFNNLLADNGYYVMDIDYRGSEGYGRDWRTAIYRHMGGKDLSDQVDGAKYLIKQFDVDSNKIGIYGGSYGGFITLMAMFTKPGVFAAGAALRPVTDWAHYNHSYTSDILNLPYNDSLAYAKSSPIYFADGLKGALLICHGMVDDNVHFQDVVRLTQRLIELGKDNWEIAIYPLEKHGFVQPSSWTDEYKRIFRLFQENLKP